From a single Nicotiana tabacum cultivar K326 chromosome 8, ASM71507v2, whole genome shotgun sequence genomic region:
- the LOC107797482 gene encoding uncharacterized protein LOC107797482: protein MASSYHQLGFAVLFITLAVATLQFSSCHVLKGSVTCLDCNHHSDLSGIKVSVKCSQVKTLAMATTEEDGSFVSNLPFDTSPTSTAANICYAKILGGPKQLFVSKKDTDPTVVKSQEVDNSYTISKPLNFYTRYSKFGSSKTIDLPVPKEWGLAPTSYYIPFIPIIGIP, encoded by the exons ATGGCATCATCTTATCATCAGCTTGGATTCGCAGTACTATTCATCACTTTGGCTGTTGCCACACTTCAGTTTTCTTCTTGCCATGTCTTGAAAGGTTCTGTCACTTGCCTAGACTGCAACCACCATTCTGATCTCTCAG GAATAAAGGTTTCAGTGAAGTGTAGCCAGGTGAAAACACTGGCCATGGCTACAACAGAAGAAGATGGCTCTTttgtgtcaaaccttcctttTGACACTAGTCCAACATCAACAGCTGCAAACATTTGCTATGCCAAAATTCTTGGAGGTCCTAAGCAgctatttgtttcaaaaaaagaCACAGACCCAACAGTTGTCAAGTCTCAAGAAGTTGATAATTCCTACACTATCTCTAAGCCCTTAAATTTCTACACAAGATACTCTAAGTTTGGTTCATCAAAGACAATTGATCTACCAGTTCCAAAGGAGTGGGGACTTGCACCAACTAGCTATTATATCCCTTTCATTCCCATCATTGGCATACCTTAA